The following are from one region of the Anaeropeptidivorans aminofermentans genome:
- a CDS encoding cold-shock protein, with protein MKTGTVKWFNAEKGFGFISIENEDDVFVHFSAINSDGFKTLEEGQEVQFDVVEGAKGPQAANVVRL; from the coding sequence ATGAAAACAGGAACAGTTAAATGGTTTAACGCAGAAAAAGGATTTGGATTTATTTCCATCGAAAACGAAGACGATGTATTTGTACATTTCTCCGCTATTAACTCCGACGGCTTCAAGACTTTAGAAGAAGGCCAGGAAGTTCAATTTGACGTAGTTGAAGGCGCTAAAGGTCCACAGGCTGCAAACGTAGTTAGGTTATAA